The nucleotide sequence TTTTGCAGCTCGCCGACGCGGATGTAGTCGCGCGTCTTGCTGCTCGCGCCCTGCCCGTCATAAAATTCGAGCAGCAGCACGAGGATGGCAAACTGGGCGAGATAGTAGTCCTTGTCCGTCGCGTTGCTGCGGCAAAGCTCCTTCTTCAGATGCGCGCGCGTGTAGCCGAGGAAGTCATTGTCCGGCTCGGGAATCAGGTAAACAGCGTCGCCGTAGCGCTTCACGCGGCTCGCCGCGATCCGTCCCTGCGCCTTGACCATCTCCTGCACGGGCTCGGACTCCGTATAGGCGCGGTAAAGCTCGCGCGCCTCCTCCTCGCGCAGCTCATGATGTTCGAGCAGGTAGTAGAATATCTCCTGACTGAGTCGCACCTCTTCTCTTTCATACGCCATCTTCGTTCCCCTCCTGCACGCGCAAGGCCACCTCCGAGCAGCGCACGACGCGCTCGCTGCCCGCACCGTCCGGCACGCCACGAAAAATCACGGGCGGCGCCTCGTAGAGCTTCTGCGCCTCGATGCGGCGGATCCTCCCCCAGGCGGGATGCTCGTCCAGGATGTCGAGCACCATCGCGCTCAGGCGAAAGTCCTTCGCCTCCTCGCGGATGTAGGCGGCGCGCTCCCGGCGCAATGCCTCGACGTCAAGCGATGCCGCCTTCAAGAGCTCGACCATGACCTCCTTGAAGATATGGACGTCGGGCAGGAGCGCCGCGCGCTTCGCCTCGTCTTCTGCCGCCGCCTCGGCGAGCGCCGAGAGGCGCACCTCGCCCCGCGCTGCCAGAGCACCGAGCAGGAAGGTGAGGCAGGCGGCGTACTTCGCGAGCTTCTCCTGCTGCAGGCGCGCCTGCTCCTCTCGCCACGCCGCCTCGTCGAAGTCCACGTCCTCCGTCGTCTCTTCGTCCTCTGCCGTCCGGCGGGCGCGCTGCTCCTCCGTGACCTTGCGCGGGTTGAAGATCTTCGCGGGCGCGCGGTTGAAGAGCGGCGCGAGGAAGATGTCGAGCCGGCCGAGCACAGCAGGATTCGCCAGCACCTTGTCGAAAAGCTCCGTGCGCAGGCTGAAGCGCCGCACGAGGGACATCTCCGCCATCTTTTCGAGCTCCGACGTATAGAGCGCCTTCAAATCGAAGTGGCTGCCAAGGATGCGCTGGTGCTCGTCGATGACGCGCCCCAGATAGCGCTCGATCTCGCGCAGGTTTCTGAGCTTCTCTGCCTCCTCGGGCAGAAGCGCCTGCACATCAACGCTGCCCGCCTCCATCTCGCGCACGCGTGACTGCACGAGTTCGCGGTAGTGGCGAAACTTCTCCTTCGTCTCGTCGATCGTCGCGAGGTCATCGCGCAGGAGCCGCTCGTAGTCGCCGACGCGGTAATCAAGCACGTTGCGGCGGATGCGCAGCATTGCCTCGCGAATCTTCTGCAGCTGGATCTGCATGAGGTTGAAGACGTTCTTGATGTCATCGAGCGCCTTGTCGTAGCTCTGCTTCTCCAAATGCATCTGGAAGATGAGTTCCTGAATCGTCAGCTTCAGATTGCTCTCGACCTCCAACGTGCCGAGCAGCAGATTGTAGCCGTCGTCCGTCAGATAATACGAGGTGCGCCGCACCTCGCGCTCGACGTAGACAATCCGGTTCGCCACATAGCTGATATGGATCGCCTCGAAGCCGCCCTGTTCGAAATCGCAGCCGGAAAAGTACATGGCGCGCCCCTCGTTCGACAGGACGATGTTGACGATGAAGTCGGCGAGGCGCTGACAGTCGTCGAACGACATCGCCTTGCGGAAATGCTCTGCGTTGACGGCATCGACGAAGACACTGATGTCGTCCATCGTGCAGGCCTCTTCCTTCAGCGACTGCTCCATGATGTAGAGCAGAACGGCGAAGATCATGTTGAGCTGCTCCGCCAGAGTCTCGAAGCCGCACTCGCGCCAAAGCGCCTTCTGGCTGCTGTTCGCGAAGAGCAGGGCGTAGAGCCCCACCGTCTTCATGCGCTTTGGGAAAGCCTTGAGAAAATCATACTGCATTGCGCCACCCCGCCTGAACCTGCACACATTTCGTGCTCAAAAATCTTCCAAGTGCAATATCTCCTGCGGGATGTAGCGCCCCCCCTCCAGGATCTGCTGCATGGCGAGGACGTCCGCCGCTGCGAAATGCGCGAAAAAGCCGCCCGTGATATGCCGGTTCTGCTTCTCCTTCGTCTGCGGCAGAGCGATGCCCGCCGCCTTTTCGAGCATGGCGCGGTACGCCGCCAAAAAAGGCCGCACTGTCCATGGCGCGGCGAGAGCCTCGGCGAGATTTTCGTAAATGCCGATGCCCTCGTAATCGAGATCGCCGAAGTAGAGGAGCTCGTTCGCCTCCTCCTTCATATACGGCTCCGCGCTGACAGAAAACTCGCGAAAGCTGCTCACGACGCGCTTGCCCGCACCGTAGATCAAGCTGCCGACCGCCTCGCCCAGAAGAGACGACGCCCCTGCCAGCAAGTGGCGCCGCATGCTGAAAAACGTGTCCTTGTTCTCGACGATGAGTATCTTCTGCGGCGTTTCCCTGTGCTGTGCGTAATAGGAAAAAGGCTCCGCCGTCCTGTAGCAGTTGAGCTGCGCCAGTTCGAAGCCGCAGTGCTTCAAGACGCTCCTGCCCGCGCCCTGCAGCAGGAACTTCTCCTCGCCCCAGATCTGGAAGCTGCGCTCGTTGCAGGAAATCTCCTGCCCGAGCTTTGCCGCGTGCAGCTGCAGGAAATCGTGCAGCGCGCGCACCGCCGCCCGCTCCTTCTCATAGACGGCGAGGTGGCGCAGGTAATAGTCGACCGAGAGGCGCGGCATCGTGCGGTAGAGAAGCTCCTCCCGATACGCCGCATAATCGGGCGCTTCCTCGCTGAGCCAATATTCGAGGTGCAGGGCCGGCCGCTTGCCGTTCGTGCCCGGGCTCTTCAGCGGCTTGATGCGCCCCTCTGCCAGAAGCCCCATGATGAAGCGGTACTGCTCCTCGTAAGGAGCCGCCGACCGTCCCTTGAGCAGCTGCTCCAAAGATACACGCTTCAAAAGACTCCGCCCCCTTTTTCTTGCTACAGCAAAAGCTTGGCGGTGGATGCAGGCATATCACCGGCACTGCCGAATCCGCTTTTGAAGATAATACCGCAATATTCCACAATAAGAACGCAGCCGCCCATCTTTACCTTCCTGGTAGAATTTCAGTCTTTTTTCCAGATAAGCTTTGGACGCAGATTTCGCCTTGTTCTCTTTATACAAGACTGCGCACAAACCATCCAATGCAGCTTTTCTTCCGGCTTGAAGTTCGGGGCAATTAAGATTCAATACATCGTCCAAATCTGCCTGCCACTCTTTATTCTTTATGTAGATTTTCCCATTTCCATCATAGAAAATATCTGCCATATGATGCTGGTTTTGCGGATCGATCTGAAGTATCGTATTTCCTTTTCTCGTATCACAAGTCTGTACCGTTTTCGGCTTTCCCGCATTGCCGCAGCAAACGGCCAATAAATTTTTATACGCAAGCTCATTATCGGCATCACGCGGTACATAATGTTCTATTTTTACATATTTATATGAGTCTTCCAGTGAAGTCATGCAGTAGGCACAGAGATATTTTTGCTCCTGCAACAACGCTGTTCGTAAAGTTGCCTTGACGGCAGAATCCATCCCATCAAAGCAAGCTCCGCTACTTTTGGCATACCGAATGAACTCACCCGGCGGCTCATTTTTCTTTATGTAGATCATGGGCCACCTCACAATCGTTCCATATCCAGCATGACCTGCATGCGAAGGATATCTTCATCCTGTGCTCCCAGAACTTTCTCTAAATCAGCCAACAATTCTTCTGCCCTTGAAAACTCTCCCTTTTCCAGGACCTCATAAAACAGGGCTTTCTTTTCCACGACTTCCTTCGGACGCACCTCAGTGTGCATGACATCGCGCAAAATGACAGTAACATCGCGACCATAGATATATTTTTCCGATGAAACGACCTTTCCATGTGAAAAAATCATGATATGCTCGTTTTCCGCATTGGCAAGTACAGCGGGTGCATGTGTCGTGACGATGAATTGAATTTTCGGGAATGATTTCCGCAGAGCCGTCAGGATTTTCCTTTGCCACGATGGATGCAGGTGCATATCGATTTCATCAATAAGGACAATCCCCGGTGTTTCCGCTATCGCTTCCCCACCCAACTGCGGATTCAATGTCACCATGCGATAGGCAATATCCGCAGTCATGGACAGCATAGCCTTGATTCCATCGCTAAAATACCGAAGCGGCAGGGATACGTTCGTCCCGGCTTTATCCGTTACACGAATCTCAATCTCCAACTCGTTGAAGTCGTAGGACACCTGCACCACCTCAGCAGTATCATCCATTTCAGCATACAGCTTCTCCATTGTACGCTTCACTGCCTGAAATATCGGAAGAGATACTCCTTTTTGCACCTCCATGAGTGCCGTCCTCTGAAACCATTGCAGCATCAGCTTTTCATTCGTCGCTGCATCCAGCGCATCAACATAGCCATGCAGGCGCGAAGGCACGCCTCGCATCACGGCATCTTTTTTTGTCCGTTTTGGCAGCCATAGACGTCCCGTCCCATAGTAGGCAAGAAACGGCAACGTCACCGGGAGATTCTTTTTGACTCTTTGGCAAAGAGCATCTGCATGGTTCATTATAGGACGCGCTTCTCCCACAGTCGTACGCCCACGTTCGGAGTTCAACGCCCGAGTCCATGCTATGCATTCCTGGTTTTCCGTCTCTGCTTGTGCTGAAATGCGCACAGGATATTGCGCTTCTCTGTTAAAGCCTCCTTTTTCATAGGTGTATGTCAAGAATCTTACATCAGTTTTATGGAAATTTGCTGCCTGAATGCCGCAGCCGGCGAGAAAACTTGCCATCGCAATAGCAACGGCGTCCAAAATCGATGATTTCCCTGCCCCATTCCCGCCAATGAGCACTGTATAATCTTTCGGAAAGTCTATCGTCAACTGCTCAAAGCAGCGAAAGTTTTCCAGCTGGAGTCTTTTGATATACACCGTTGCCCACCTCGCTCATTTCAACTGAACCGCATCACAATCTTCCATATACATCATCGACTGTTTCCGTATTTCGCCAAATATGCAGCCACGTCCTCCTAACCTGCAAGAATTTTTGCAGGAACCAGCCTTGGCGAGAATATTTCTTGCATCCTCACGCTTCCTTCGCCACAGGCTCCTTTTGCCCCAGCGAGATGACGAAGCCGAGGACGGCGCCGAGGGCGGCGGGGCAGACCCAGCCCATCATGACGCCGTAGAACGGGACGTACGCCGTGAGCATTTCGTAGAGAGCCGCCGAGCCGAAGCCTGCGGCATGAAGTGCGTCCGTCAGCGAAAAAACGAGCGTGAAAAGAATCGCGCCCTGGTAGATGCTCTTTCGCCAGCCGATGAAGCGATCGAAGAGAGAGAGCATGACGAAGACGATGACGAGCGGATAGATCGCCACGAGGAAGGGCACGGCGAGCGCGATGATCTGCGTGAGGCCGATGTTCGACGCGCCGAAGCTGAAGAGGATGGAAAAGAGCAGCAGGCGCTCGTAGGAAATCTTCTTCTTGAAGAGCTTGTGGAAGAACATCGCTGCGCTCGACGTGATGCCGCAGCACGTCGTGATGCACGCGAGGATGATGATGAGCGCGAGGAGCACGTTGCCCGCCGCGCCGAAGAAGATGCGCACGGCTTCGGCGAGCAGCTGTCCGCCGTTCTCCGAATGTCCGAGAACCGTCACGCTCGTCGCTCCGAGATAGGCCAGGGAGCCGTAAACGCAGGCCATGAGGAATACGGTGATGAAGCCGGCTGCGAGGCATGCCTTGCCGATGGTGCGCGTGTCGGTCACGCCGCGATAGCGCACGGCATTGACGACGAGCGCGCCGATGGCGATGGTCGCGAGGAGATCCATCGTCTGATAGCCGTCCTGGAATCCCTGCGCATAGGGCGATTCCAGGTAAACGCCCGTCGGAGCGAGCACCTCCCCCATCGGCGACCAGAAGGTACGCAAAAAGAGGATCACAAGAACGACGAGCAGCGCGGGCGTAAGCATCTTGCCCACACGGTCGATGAGCTTGTTCGGATTGAGCGACAAATAGTACGATGCGCCAAAGAAAAGCGCCGTGTAGATGACTTGTGGGAGCGTGACATCGCCCGCACCGATGAAGGGACGAATGCCGATCTCAAACGAGACGGCGCCCGTCCTCGGCATGGCGAACAACGGCCCTATGATAAGATAAAGGATGACGAGAAGCGCCGTCGCAAACCAGGGAAACGTGCGCCTCTTCAGAAGCTGCACATATTCGCCGCCCGCGAGAGCGATCGCCATGATGCCAAGGAGCGGCAGACCGACGCCCGTCGTCATGAAGCCGAGCATGGCAGGCAGCGTGTTCGTCCCCGCCGCCTGTCCCAAGGCGGGCGGAAAGATGAGGTTTCCCGCCCCGAAAAAGACGGAGAACATCATGAAGCCCAGAGTCAAAAGATCCTTCTTCTTCAATCGATTCATTTCACATTCCTCTCAAAATTCTCTTCCAACAGCGGCTTCAGGAACTTGCCCGTATACGACGCCTTGACCTTCACGATGTCCTCGGGACGGCCTTCGGCAACGATCGTGCCGCCGCCCGAACCGCCCTCAGGTCCGAGGTCGATGATGTGGTCGGCCGTCTTGATGACGTCGAGGTTGTGCTCGATGACGACGACCGTGTCACCGCCGTCGACGAGGCGGTGCAGGATGCCGAGGAGCTTCGCGATGTCGGCGGTGTGAAGTCCCGTCGTCGGCTCGTCGAGGATGTAGAGCGTGCGCCCCGTCGAGCGGCGCGCCAGTTCCGTCGCGAGCTTCACGCGTTGCGCCTCGCCGCCCGAGAGCGTCGTCGCACTCTGCCCAAGCTTGATGTAACCGAGCCCGACGTCCTGAATGACCTTGAGCTTCGTCTCGATGCGCGGGATATTCTTGAAGAACTCCACAGCTTCGTCAACCGTCATGGCGAGCACGTCGGCGATCGTCTTTCCCTTGTAGCGCACCTCAAGCGTCTCACGATTGTATCGCGCTCCCTTGCAGACCTCGCATGGCACATAGACATCGGGCAAGAAGTGCATCTCGATCTTGATGATGCCGTCGCCGCGGCATGCCTCGCAGCGGCCGCCCTTGACATTGAAGCTGAAGCGCCCGGGCTTGTAGCCGCGCATCTTCGCCTCCGTCGTCTGACTGAAGAGCTGCCGGATGGCATCGAATACGCCCGTATACGTCGCAGGATTCGAGCGCGGCGTGCGCCCGATCGGCTGCTGGTCGATGTCGATGATCTTGTCGACGTGCTCAAGTCCCAGAATTTTCTTGTGCTTGCCGGGCTTCCCCTTCACATGGTAGAGCCTTGAGGCGACGCCCTTGTAGAGGATCTCGTTGACGAGCGTCGACTTGCCTGAGCCGGAAACGCCCGTGACGAGGATCAGTTCCCCGAGCGGGAACTTCACGCGCAGGTTCTTGAGATTGTTCGCCGCCGCGCCGACGATCTCGATGAAATTGCCCGTGCCCGTCCGGCGGCGGCTCGGCACGGGGATGAACTTCTTCCGCGCGAGATACTGTCCCGTGACGGACTCGGCGACCTTCTTGATCTCTTCTGCCGTACCCTCGGCGACGACACGCCCGCCATGCGCTCCTGCGCCGGGGCCGATGTCGATGATATGGTCGGCGGCATACATCGTATCCTCGTCATGCTCGACGACGATGAGCGTGTTGCCGAGATCGCGGAGATGCTGCAGCGCCGCCAAGAGGCGGTTGTTGTCGCGCTGATGAAGTCCGATGCTCGGCTCATCGAGGATGTAGAGCACGCCCATGAGTCCCGAACCGATCTGAGTCGCAAGCCGTATGCGCTGCGCCTCGCCGCCCGAGAGCGTCCCCGCCGCACGCGATAGCGTCAGATAATCAAGCCCGACGTTCAAGAGAAAGCCGAGGCGCGCATGGATCTCTTTCAAGATCTGCGCGGCGATCTTCGCCTCGCGCTCCGAGAGCGAAAGCCCAGAGAAGAATTCATCGCACTCTCGAATCGTCAGCGCCGTGACCTCAGCGATGTTCTTGCCGCCGACCTTGACGGAAAGCACCTCGGGGCGAAGACGCGCTCCATGGCACGCAGGACAAGGCGTGATCGTCATGTAGTTCTCGTAGTCCTCGCGCATCGCGTCCGTGTCCGTCTCGCGGTAGCGCCGCGTAAGCATCGGCATGACGCCCTCGAAGGCCGAATGATGCAGCTTGTACTCGCCAAACATGTTCTCGTAGCCAAATTCGAACTTCTCCTCGCCCGTGCCGTGGAGAAGAAGCTCCTGCACCTTCTTGTTCAAGTCACGAAACGGCGTGTCGACCGTATAGCCGTAATGCTTGAGAACGGCCTCCATCTGGCAGTTCGCATAAGTGTTGAGGTTCTTGGAAAGCGGCGCGAATACTCCCTCGGCAAGCGACAGCGAATCGTCGGGTACGACGAGCTCCATGTCAAACTCCATGTTGCTGCCGAGGCCGCTGCACGTCGGACATGCGCCGTAAGGGCTGTTGAACGAGAACATGCGCGGCGTGATCTCAGGCAGGCTGATGCCGCAGTCGACGCACGCGAAGTTTTCGCTGAACATCAAAAGCTCGCCGTCGACGATCTGCACGTAGACGACGCCCTCTCCCATCTTCAAAGCCGTCTCCAAGGAATCGGCCAGACGCTGCTCCATGCCCTCGCGAACGACGAGGCGGTCGACGACGACTTCGATCGTATGCTTCTTCGCCTTGTCGAGGTGAATCTCTTCGCCGAGGTCGACGACCTCGCCGTCGATGCGCACGCGCACATAGCCTTCGCGGCGGATGTGGTCGAGAATCTTCTTGTGCTCGCCCTTCTTGCCGCGAACGATCTGCGCCATGATCAGGAGCTTCGTGCGCTCGGGCAGAGCCTCAAGCTTGTCCATCATCTGATCGACCGTCTGCTGCGCGATGGGCTTGCCGCACTTCGGACAATGCGGGCGGCCGGCGCGCGCGAACATCAATCGCATGTAGTCGTAAATCTCCGTCACCGTGCCGACGGTCGAGCGCGGGTTGCGGCTCGTCGTCTTCTGGTCGATGGAAATCGCCGGTGAAAGTCCCTCGATATTGTCAACATCGGGCTTGTCCATCTGACCAAGGAACTGCCTTGCATAGGACGACAGCGACTCCACATAGCGCCTCTGTCCCTCGGCATAAATCGTATCAAAAGCAAGCGAGGACTTGCCCGATCCCGAAAGCCCCGTGACGACGACGAGTTTGTCGCGCGGGATCTCCACGTCGATATTCTTCAAATTATGGGCGCGCGCGCCCTGTATGCGAATCACATTCTCCATAAAGTATTTTCCTCCGTTCACCCATTATATAGAAAATAACATCTTTTGTCACCAATATTTCCTGACTTATA is from Selenomonas sputigena ATCC 35185 and encodes:
- the brnQ gene encoding branched-chain amino acid transport system II carrier protein — its product is MNRLKKKDLLTLGFMMFSVFFGAGNLIFPPALGQAAGTNTLPAMLGFMTTGVGLPLLGIMAIALAGGEYVQLLKRRTFPWFATALLVILYLIIGPLFAMPRTGAVSFEIGIRPFIGAGDVTLPQVIYTALFFGASYYLSLNPNKLIDRVGKMLTPALLVVLVILFLRTFWSPMGEVLAPTGVYLESPYAQGFQDGYQTMDLLATIAIGALVVNAVRYRGVTDTRTIGKACLAAGFITVFLMACVYGSLAYLGATSVTVLGHSENGGQLLAEAVRIFFGAAGNVLLALIIILACITTCCGITSSAAMFFHKLFKKKISYERLLLFSILFSFGASNIGLTQIIALAVPFLVAIYPLVIVFVMLSLFDRFIGWRKSIYQGAILFTLVFSLTDALHAAGFGSAALYEMLTAYVPFYGVMMGWVCPAALGAVLGFVISLGQKEPVAKEA
- a CDS encoding AAA family ATPase gives rise to the protein MYIKRLQLENFRCFEQLTIDFPKDYTVLIGGNGAGKSSILDAVAIAMASFLAGCGIQAANFHKTDVRFLTYTYEKGGFNREAQYPVRISAQAETENQECIAWTRALNSERGRTTVGEARPIMNHADALCQRVKKNLPVTLPFLAYYGTGRLWLPKRTKKDAVMRGVPSRLHGYVDALDAATNEKLMLQWFQRTALMEVQKGVSLPIFQAVKRTMEKLYAEMDDTAEVVQVSYDFNELEIEIRVTDKAGTNVSLPLRYFSDGIKAMLSMTADIAYRMVTLNPQLGGEAIAETPGIVLIDEIDMHLHPSWQRKILTALRKSFPKIQFIVTTHAPAVLANAENEHIMIFSHGKVVSSEKYIYGRDVTVILRDVMHTEVRPKEVVEKKALFYEVLEKGEFSRAEELLADLEKVLGAQDEDILRMQVMLDMERL
- a CDS encoding DUF6063 family protein translates to MAYEREEVRLSQEIFYYLLEHHELREEEARELYRAYTESEPVQEMVKAQGRIAASRVKRYGDAVYLIPEPDNDFLGYTRAHLKKELCRSNATDKDYYLAQFAILVLLLEFYDGQGASSKTRDYIRVGELQNSISERLREGAELAAEEQEAQGLAYQDMLEAYESLRSDDRGTRQRTTKEGFLYRILRFLQAQGLIEYVEQDEMIKTRRKLDRFMAWNLLNENNHSRVLKVLGVEADEQDPRGAADQYQLQP
- a CDS encoding HNH endonuclease family protein → MIYIKKNEPPGEFIRYAKSSGACFDGMDSAVKATLRTALLQEQKYLCAYCMTSLEDSYKYVKIEHYVPRDADNELAYKNLLAVCCGNAGKPKTVQTCDTRKGNTILQIDPQNQHHMADIFYDGNGKIYIKNKEWQADLDDVLNLNCPELQAGRKAALDGLCAVLYKENKAKSASKAYLEKRLKFYQEGKDGRLRSYCGILRYYLQKRIRQCR
- a CDS encoding Wadjet anti-phage system protein JetD domain-containing protein, with amino-acid sequence MKRVSLEQLLKGRSAAPYEEQYRFIMGLLAEGRIKPLKSPGTNGKRPALHLEYWLSEEAPDYAAYREELLYRTMPRLSVDYYLRHLAVYEKERAAVRALHDFLQLHAAKLGQEISCNERSFQIWGEEKFLLQGAGRSVLKHCGFELAQLNCYRTAEPFSYYAQHRETPQKILIVENKDTFFSMRRHLLAGASSLLGEAVGSLIYGAGKRVVSSFREFSVSAEPYMKEEANELLYFGDLDYEGIGIYENLAEALAAPWTVRPFLAAYRAMLEKAAGIALPQTKEKQNRHITGGFFAHFAAADVLAMQQILEGGRYIPQEILHLEDF
- the uvrA gene encoding excinuclease ABC subunit UvrA, whose translation is MENVIRIQGARAHNLKNIDVEIPRDKLVVVTGLSGSGKSSLAFDTIYAEGQRRYVESLSSYARQFLGQMDKPDVDNIEGLSPAISIDQKTTSRNPRSTVGTVTEIYDYMRLMFARAGRPHCPKCGKPIAQQTVDQMMDKLEALPERTKLLIMAQIVRGKKGEHKKILDHIRREGYVRVRIDGEVVDLGEEIHLDKAKKHTIEVVVDRLVVREGMEQRLADSLETALKMGEGVVYVQIVDGELLMFSENFACVDCGISLPEITPRMFSFNSPYGACPTCSGLGSNMEFDMELVVPDDSLSLAEGVFAPLSKNLNTYANCQMEAVLKHYGYTVDTPFRDLNKKVQELLLHGTGEEKFEFGYENMFGEYKLHHSAFEGVMPMLTRRYRETDTDAMREDYENYMTITPCPACHGARLRPEVLSVKVGGKNIAEVTALTIRECDEFFSGLSLSEREAKIAAQILKEIHARLGFLLNVGLDYLTLSRAAGTLSGGEAQRIRLATQIGSGLMGVLYILDEPSIGLHQRDNNRLLAALQHLRDLGNTLIVVEHDEDTMYAADHIIDIGPGAGAHGGRVVAEGTAEEIKKVAESVTGQYLARKKFIPVPSRRRTGTGNFIEIVGAAANNLKNLRVKFPLGELILVTGVSGSGKSTLVNEILYKGVASRLYHVKGKPGKHKKILGLEHVDKIIDIDQQPIGRTPRSNPATYTGVFDAIRQLFSQTTEAKMRGYKPGRFSFNVKGGRCEACRGDGIIKIEMHFLPDVYVPCEVCKGARYNRETLEVRYKGKTIADVLAMTVDEAVEFFKNIPRIETKLKVIQDVGLGYIKLGQSATTLSGGEAQRVKLATELARRSTGRTLYILDEPTTGLHTADIAKLLGILHRLVDGGDTVVVIEHNLDVIKTADHIIDLGPEGGSGGGTIVAEGRPEDIVKVKASYTGKFLKPLLEENFERNVK